From one Nicotiana tomentosiformis unplaced genomic scaffold, ASM39032v3 Un00001, whole genome shotgun sequence genomic stretch:
- the LOC138903777 gene encoding uncharacterized protein, producing the protein MLLQITCQDKATQTDPDNTMENLLLAMTTLCKKVESMDEEIQIIRKTASSQQHDSKNAEIRRSEVSKIPELEGDVEKHLKTHNSLLNTVAGSSTASSSSAKKKEEIKPRYTNINMNNLFSKPFVQKNIQNTQNEIFLPPQTNTYKESLNQTKKTYNHITHTYIDNIHKIQNFLNKNPRSQTTQNPNEDYITHYLTGYNKLIALPNTNTKLIATCYNYGLPDTIYIQTGQEIATILELYIAFMQYKRITKGILFYIRFYSATAEILYEEIKPIIQVIKIGLTREMLVPEKIEEQEEIEKINIPDFYANKRIIGISTILHELANNYLNQNAIWSYYSREQTMIYSNCREIREADMKELRQWVLSLLKPEQPTTTRAIRTNFISPELLTRYCKIISHKYPDHICSK; encoded by the coding sequence atgttgttgcagattacttgtcaagacaaagctacccaaactgatccagataatacaatggaaaatctACTCTTAGCCATGACTACACTTTGTAAGAAAGTGGAAAGTATGGATGAAGAGATACAGATAATAAGAAAAACAGCTAGTAGTCAGCAGCATGACTCAaaaaatgcggagataagacgatcggaagtctctaaaattccagagctagaaggtgacgttgagaaacacctaaaaactcataacagtttgttaaatacagttgcaggaagcagcacagctagcagttcatctgcaaagaagaaggaagaaattaaacctagatacacaaacataaatatgaacaatttattttcaaaaccattcgtacagaaaaatatccaaaatacccagaacgaaatattcctaccaccacaAACAAATACCTACAAAGAAAGTTTGAACCAAAccaaaaagacatacaaccatataacccatacatatatagacaacatacacaaaatacaaaactttttaaacaaaaacccaagatcccaaactacccaGAATCCAAATGAAGATTATATTACCCATTACCTAACAGGATACAATAAATTAATAGCACTACCAAATACAAATACAAAACTAATAGCCACTTGCTATAATTATGGACTACCAGATACAATATATATACAGACAGGACAAGAGATAGCTACCATACTGGAGTTATACATAGCATTTATGCAATACAAAAGGATAACTAAAGGGATATTGTTCTATATAAGATTTTATTCAGCTACAGCAGAGATATTATATGAAGAGATAAAGCCtatcatacaagttatcaagatcggacttacaagagaaatgctcgtaccagaaaaaatagaagaacaagaagagatagaaaaaataaatattccagacttttatgcaaataaaaggatAATTGGAATATCCACTATACTACATGAGCtagcaaacaactacctaaatcagaatgctatttggagttattattcaagagagcaaacaatgatatattcaaattGCAGAGAAATAAGAGAAGCAGATATGAaagaattaagacaatgggtCTTAAGTCTTTTGAAGCCAGAACAACCTACAACTACAAGAGCTATAAGGACGAATTTCATCTCTCCAGAACTATTAACAAGATACTGCAAGATAATCAGTCACAAATACCCAGACCACATATGCTCAAAATGA